A window of Primulina tabacum isolate GXHZ01 chromosome 4, ASM2559414v2, whole genome shotgun sequence contains these coding sequences:
- the LOC142543237 gene encoding gamma-glutamyl hydrolase 2-like isoform X1 codes for MPPPQPQPPRPTPLFVPPLSLGTSSPTATSTASSSAASTSPSSSASSHISDYLWTTLLIGLSKAAARSTAPSLVLPVDAEELHEASTCQAADVNLNYRPVIGILSHPGDGASGRLNEASNASYIAASYVKFVESAGARVIPLIYNEPKDILYEKLNLVNGVLFTGGWAKDGLYFEVAELIFKIVLRKNDAGDHFPLHAICLGFELLTMIVSKDNRVLEEFNAASHASTLQFVKSIDINETVFQRFPPVLLKKLSTECLIMQHHCYGISPERFQNNKKLCNFFEILTTSADKDNKVCVSTVKARRYPVTAFQWHPEKNAFEWGIPTIPHSEDAVQVTQQVANFFVREARKSLNRPSARKILDNLIYNYSPTYCGKAGRGFDEVYIFT; via the exons ATGCCTCCCCCGCAACCTCAGCCACCGCGGCCTACGCCGCTGTTTGTTCCACCGCTCTCCTTAGGCACTTCCTCCCCCACCGCCACCTCTACTGCCTCCTCTTCAGCTGCTTCTACTTCTCCCTCCTCGTCTGCTTCATCGCACATTTCAGATTACCTCTGGACCACCCTTCTAATTGGTCTCTCTAAGGCAGCTGCTCGGTCGACGGCTCCGTCGCTTGTTTTACCAGTAGACGCCGAGGAACTTCATGAGGCTTCGACTTGCCAGGCTGCTGATGTTAATCTTAATTACCGTCCGGTTATTGGAATCCTCAGCCACCCAGGGGATGGCGCCTCTGGTCGCCTCAATGAAGCCAGTAATGCCTCTTATATTGCTGCATCTTACGTCAAGTTCGTTGAATCCGCTGGTGCTCGGGTCATTCCACTTATTTATAACGAACCAAAGGATATTCTTTACGAA AAACTCAATTTGGTTAATGGAGTGCTTTTTACAGGAGGATGGGCAAAAGATGGTCTTTACTTTGAGGTTGCGGAATTGATTTTTAAG ATAGTTCTAAGGAAGAATGATGCTGGAGATCATTTCCCTTTGCATGCCATCTGCTTAGGTTTTGAACTGTTAACAATGATTGTCAGCAAG GATAATCGAGTCCTTGAAGAATTTAATGCTGCAAGTCATGCTTCTACATTGCAGTTTGTTAAAAGTATAGATATAAATGAAACTGTGTTTCAAAG GTTTCCTCCAGTGTTGCTGAAAAAGCTAAGTACGGAATGCCTTATAATGCAGCATCATTGT TATGGAATATCACCAGAAAggtttcaaaataataaaaagttgtgcaattttttCGAGATTTTGACAACTAGTGCGGATAAGGATAATAAG GTCTGTGTCTCAACAGTTAAGGCACGCAGATACCCTGTAACTGCTTTCCAGTGGCACCCGGAG AAAAATGCTTTTGAATGGGGCATACCAACAATTCCGCACTCGGAAGATGCTGTTCAAGTGACTCAACAAGTTGCAAACTTTTTTGTCCG GGAGGCTAGGAAGTCCTTGAATCGACCATCTGCTCGAAAAATACTTGACAACCTTATATATAATTACAGTCCCACGTATTGTGGAAAGGCTGG GAGGGGGTTTGATGAGGTTTACATTTTCACCTAG
- the LOC142543237 gene encoding gamma-glutamyl hydrolase 2-like isoform X2 yields the protein MPPPQPQPPRPTPLFVPPLSLGTSSPTATSTASSSAASTSPSSSASSHISDYLWTTLLIGLSKAAARSTAPSLVLPVDAEELHEASTCQAADVNLNYRPVIGILSHPGDGASGRLNEASNASYIAASYVKFVESAGARVIPLIYNEPKDILYEKLNLVNGVLFTGGWAKDGLYFEVAELIFKIVLRKNDAGDHFPLHAICLGFELLTMIVSKDNRVLEEFNAASHASTLQFVKSIDINETVFQRFPPVLLKKLSTECLIMQHHCYGISPERFQNNKKLCNFFEILTTSADKDNKVCVSTVKARRYPVTAFQWHPEKNAFEWGIPTIPHSEDAVQVTQQVANFFVREARKSLNRPSARKILDNLIYNYSPTYCGKAG from the exons ATGCCTCCCCCGCAACCTCAGCCACCGCGGCCTACGCCGCTGTTTGTTCCACCGCTCTCCTTAGGCACTTCCTCCCCCACCGCCACCTCTACTGCCTCCTCTTCAGCTGCTTCTACTTCTCCCTCCTCGTCTGCTTCATCGCACATTTCAGATTACCTCTGGACCACCCTTCTAATTGGTCTCTCTAAGGCAGCTGCTCGGTCGACGGCTCCGTCGCTTGTTTTACCAGTAGACGCCGAGGAACTTCATGAGGCTTCGACTTGCCAGGCTGCTGATGTTAATCTTAATTACCGTCCGGTTATTGGAATCCTCAGCCACCCAGGGGATGGCGCCTCTGGTCGCCTCAATGAAGCCAGTAATGCCTCTTATATTGCTGCATCTTACGTCAAGTTCGTTGAATCCGCTGGTGCTCGGGTCATTCCACTTATTTATAACGAACCAAAGGATATTCTTTACGAA AAACTCAATTTGGTTAATGGAGTGCTTTTTACAGGAGGATGGGCAAAAGATGGTCTTTACTTTGAGGTTGCGGAATTGATTTTTAAG ATAGTTCTAAGGAAGAATGATGCTGGAGATCATTTCCCTTTGCATGCCATCTGCTTAGGTTTTGAACTGTTAACAATGATTGTCAGCAAG GATAATCGAGTCCTTGAAGAATTTAATGCTGCAAGTCATGCTTCTACATTGCAGTTTGTTAAAAGTATAGATATAAATGAAACTGTGTTTCAAAG GTTTCCTCCAGTGTTGCTGAAAAAGCTAAGTACGGAATGCCTTATAATGCAGCATCATTGT TATGGAATATCACCAGAAAggtttcaaaataataaaaagttgtgcaattttttCGAGATTTTGACAACTAGTGCGGATAAGGATAATAAG GTCTGTGTCTCAACAGTTAAGGCACGCAGATACCCTGTAACTGCTTTCCAGTGGCACCCGGAG AAAAATGCTTTTGAATGGGGCATACCAACAATTCCGCACTCGGAAGATGCTGTTCAAGTGACTCAACAAGTTGCAAACTTTTTTGTCCG GGAGGCTAGGAAGTCCTTGAATCGACCATCTGCTCGAAAAATACTTGACAACCTTATATATAATTACAGTCCCACGTATTGTGGAAAGGCTGGGTAA